In the genome of Ptychodera flava strain L36383 chromosome 13, AS_Pfla_20210202, whole genome shotgun sequence, one region contains:
- the LOC139148161 gene encoding uncharacterized protein: MTAEYTDSEIRQRESNIHPRDQDPTPRHLKKQRITEHERQSTRRRSLFHQDFAPPNPVSAKRRPWTFQEDAALVDYVALYYSSEHGSSQWPSMHNTEFWSCCAAAVSEKTGEHRREGNACRTRVSKTLQGRFKTIDDAENHFNISYMDDFSAVMNTWLQPTSTPKKASASPFPSSPMAAFSPIKFTNPTQSRGEYFNNTLVGFTKLSTKQKISLLTQLFQQYLIENVSSELVPPFVPLDSIDLLSKALQTLKSHEQENTVYHLTKALGVKRQDSAMPGDFLSYQM; encoded by the exons CAACATTCATCCACGAGACCAGGACCCAACACCGAGACATCTGAAGAAACAAAGAATTACTGAACATGAACGTCAATCCACCAGGCGTAGATCTCTCTTTCACCAAGATTTT GCCCCTCCAAATCCAGTTAGTGCAAAACGACGACCTTGGACTTTCCAGGAGGATGCTGCCCTTGTCGACTATGTGGCACTGTATTACAGTAGTGAACATGGTTCTTCACAATGGCCCAGTATGCATAACACAGAATTTTGGAGTTGTTGTGCTGCTGCTGTCAGTGAAAAAACCGGGGAACACAGGCGTGAAG gGAATGCATGTAGGACACGTGTGAGTAAAACCCTGCAAGGAAGATTTAAGACCATTGACGATGCTGAAAATCATTTTAACATTTCCTACATGGACGACTTCAGTGCCGTTATGAATACATGGCTGCAACCAACCTCAACACCAAAAAAGGCATCTGCGAGTCCCTTTCCATCATCACCAATGGCTGCCTTCAGTCCAATTAAATTTACCAATCCTACACAGAGTCGTGGGGAGTACTTCAATAATACACTTGTTGGCTTCACAAAATTATCAACGAAACAGAAAATTAGTCTCCTAACTCAATTATTCCAACaatatttaattgaaaatgtttcttcAGAGTTAGTTCCCCCATTTGTTCCATTGGACTCCATAGATTTATTATCGAAAGCACTGCAGACATTGAAGAGCCATGAACAAGAAAACACTGTTTATCACCTGACTAAAGCTCTAGGTGTCAAAAGACAAGATAGTGCCATGCCTGGAGATTTCCTAAGCTATCAAATGTAA